The Lutra lutra chromosome 10, mLutLut1.2, whole genome shotgun sequence genome contains a region encoding:
- the MRGPRF gene encoding mas-related G-protein coupled receptor member F: protein MVGNCSWEAHPGSRSKLCPDVSEAPELYIRGFLTIEQITMLPPPAVMNYIFLLLCLCGLVGNGLVLWFFGFSIKRSPFSVYFLHLAGADVGYLFSKAVFSVLNAGGFVGTFADYVRAVTRVVGLCTFVGGVSLLPAVSSERCLCVVFPVWYWRRRPKRLSAVVCALLWTLSLLVTGVHHYCCVFLAPRGSGSTCGRMDTFLGILLFLVFCPLMVLPCLLLILHVECRAGRRQRSAKLNHVILAMVSVFLVSSIYLGIDWFLFWVFQIPAPFPEYVTDLCICIHSSAKPVVYFLAGRDKSQRLWEPLRVVFQRALRDGAELGEAGGGTPNTVTMEMQCPAGNAS, encoded by the exons ATGGTGGGGAACTGTTCCTGGGAGGCCCATCCAGGCAGCCGGAGTAAG CTGTGTCCTGACGTGAGTGAGGCCCCCGAGCTGTACATCCGCGGCTTCCTGACCATCGAACAGATCACCATGCTGCCGCCGCCCGCCGTCATGAACTACATCTTCCTGCTCCTCTGTCTGTGCGGCCTGGTGGGCAACGGGCTGGTCCTCTGGTTTTTCGGCTTCTCCATCAAGCGGAGCCCCTTCTCCGTGTACTTCCTGCACCTGGCCGGCGCCGACGTCGGCTACCTCTTCAGCAAGGCTGTGTTCTCCGTCCTGAACGCGGGCGGCTTCGTGGGCACGTTCGCCGACTACGTCCGCGCCGTGACCAGGGTCGTGGGGCTCTGCACGTTCGTGGGCGGCGTGAGCCTCCTGCCCGCCGTGAGCTCGGAGCGCTGCCTGTGCGTCGTCTTCCCCGTCTGGTACTGGCGCCGCCGGCCCAAGCGCCTGTCGGCCGTGGTGTGCGCCCTGCTCTGGACCCTGTCGCTCCTGGTCACCGGCGTCCACCACTACTGCTGCGTGTTCCTGGCCCCGCGGGGCTCCGGCAGCACCTGTGGGCGCATGGACACCTTCCTGGGCATCCTGCTGTTCCTCGTCTTCTGCCCGCTCATGGTgctgccctgcctgctgctcaTCCTGCACGTGGAGTGCCGGGCCGGGCGGCGCCAGCGCTCTGCCAAGCTCAACCACGTCATCCTGGCCATGGTGTCCGTGTTTCTCGTGTCCTCCATCTACCTGGGGATCGACTGGTTCCTCTTCTGGGTCTTCCAGATCCCGGCCCCCTTCCCTGAGTACGTCACCGACCTCTGCATCTGCATCCACAGCAGCGCCAAGCCCGTCGTCTACTTCCTGGCGGGGAGGGACAAGTCCCAGCGGCTGTGGGAGCCTCTCCGGGTGGTCTTCCAGCGGGCCCTGCGGGATGGTGCCGAGCTGGGGGAAGCCGGGGGCGGCACGCCCAACACGGTCACCATGGAGATGCAGTGCCCCGCCGGGAACGCGTCCTGA